The following is a genomic window from Rutidosis leptorrhynchoides isolate AG116_Rl617_1_P2 unplaced genomic scaffold, CSIRO_AGI_Rlap_v1 contig295, whole genome shotgun sequence.
ATGATACTCCGGACGATAATTTTGAAGCTATCGATATTTCTCGCGAGGTAATAAATTTTAACGCAATCTGCGTTTCTTTGAATTTGTCAAAATTATAATTGAAATGTCATTCTTGAATGCTGCTTTACTTTCTGGTAAATTTCTAAACCCAATTGTAAAGGTTTTGTAGTATTATGGTCATCTGTTATGTTCATTCAAATTAAGGAGACAGGTTTGTGAATTGGGATAATTCATTCAAGCATATCAGTTTGattttttttatcatcatcatatagTTTACGTAATTCTTTAACTAGAAtgttcaatatatatattataGCTTTTAgaataggattttttttttttttggaaatagTAATATTGGAAACAATTAACCCGCTGCAGCGTTCAACCTTGGGTTGAGTTTCTAGGAAACCAATTGCAAATGTATAGATAAAATTCCTCGGTGCCAATTGGAATATCATCTAgagaagttttatatatatatgaaaattttaCGTTTATTTGAAGTAATTTCCTTTTTCTAATACATATAGGATTCTAATTATGTCAAAAATAATCAGCCTGGACAAAACCTAGGGGAGAAGGGAAGCAATATGCATTGCTGTATAGGAGATCCTCGTAATAATGCGAGTACAAGTCCTTCAGGAGGAGGACTATACAAACATAGAAACAGCTTGGACAAATATTGCATTCCCCATACTCCTTCACCTCTATCGAGAACTACAAGCCCAACGAGTCCTCCTCGTAGCGGGTCTATTTCTAGGGATAAAAGCAGACCAGACATCAGCCATGATGAAATAAATGGAGGATCTTCCTCGGAGACTCTTCCTAGACTCACCAGCCGGAAAGGTCCTATCCCTATCATATTTTCGGAATCTCTATCCAGAAATGCTAGCCGAAGATCAGGACCTATTAATCCTACCGTTCATTCAGGACCTCTGTCGAGAAATCCTAGCCGGACAATCTTTTTCTCTAACTCGACAGGGATGATACTTAAACCGCCTGCTATCGAGGGGACTCTCGAGTGCACGCTCGAGGAATTGTGCTACGGATGCAAGAAAAGGATAAAGATCACTAGAGATGTCATCACAAATAATGGGTAAGCTAGACTATAATTTTATACTTTCAATTCTAAATTTGGCTATATAAGATTTAAATTTTACACTAACTATATGTTCTAAAGGAAAGTAAAACAAATCATACCCTTTGGAGATTTTTTTTCTTTGAGATAATtttgattaataattataatatgcaATGTCGGAATATACGAACATTAATTAATAATGTCCATTTCTCCATATATAGGTGATTGTTAATTTTAACATGGCCAATTTCCCTTCTTCTTTCTGTAGCCAATTTGTTTGCACTGTTTATGAGTATCGGATATGCAAATGGAAAACTATATATATTTGCCTTGAAGATGGCTTTAgatgtttttttttatttcttaattTGTCCATGCATGCTGCAGGCAATTAACACAAGAAGATGAATTACTATCAATAAACGTGAAGCCAGGATGGAAAAaaggaacaaaaattacatttgaaGGAATGGGAAACGAGACGCTAGGAAATAATTCGGGAGACGTAAATATCGTAATCGCGGAGAAAGAACATCCTTTGTTTACGAGACAAGGCGACGATTTAGAGTTGGCAGTTGAAATCCCCCTGGTTAAGGCTCTCACGGGTTGCACCATTCCAATACCTTTGTTGGGTGGAGAAGAGACGAGCTTGACGATAGATGATGACCTCATCATCAAGCCGGGAGATAAGAGAATCGTCCCGGGACAAGGTATGCCGCTATCGAAAGAACAAGGAAAGAGAGGAGACCTCAAAGTAGTATTCCTCGTAGAGTTTCCGACGGAGTTAACGGAAGAGAAACGGTCGGATATTGTTAGTATATTAATTAGCGGATGCTAGGAAATTAAAAAATTCATTAATCGAGAGTCATATCGGTATGAATGatattataattaaaaaaattgaTATACTGTGAGTGAATCCTATATCCTCGTACATAAAAATGGAGCTGAATATTAAATGCACAAATCATGTAGTATTTTTTTTGAAAGGATATATTTTAGCTTTTTCTGTCGTGATGCAAAAATTTGTACATGTGATCGAGATGACAATTCAATTAATAAATAACTAAGTTAGAGTTGAATTCTCTATCCCAAATTAAATCTATTAACAAATAAAGCACAAACGAGCATTCacttaacataaaaaaaaaaaaaaaaaagaaaacagcaTTCATTATGAAATcccatatatatttttttagtattaattaaaaatttcattattttttcACAAGGACGTATAAAAAACGAGATAATTGTTCAAGTCCATTCATCTCTGCGGTGGTGGCCCACTCGAATGTATCCAAAATAAATTCTCAATCTGATTAACaacaagtttatttattattacttttctttttatgaataacaagtttattacTCCCTCCCCTCTAtcaataattatttttttatttaaatatgACAGTTAATTTAGGATTAATTTCTCGTCCAAAATATTCATAGAGTTGCTCAAGCTGCCAATCCATTCCAATCAACGCCAGATTCTGCATAAACCTTAAAGACATGACAAAATGAACAAATTTTAGTTGCTTTTACCACAAAAATCCAATATGAAATGTCAACTTCAAAGACTAACTCAATAAAAAATTTCGAAATCTGGTGACTCCGCCAAAAGTGGGGGCCGGACCATCGTGGTAGTCGTCGGAATTTAAATTTTTTTCATGAAAGTTGAGGATGATGCCGTGTTACTTTTGCTTAGTCATTGGATGAGGTGGTTTTTATTTGGCAATGACAGTACACACTTGACGGAAGATGGCTGCCACATGTTCATTTTTTGACGAAAAGGATGATTTTGTTAGCGATTTTAATAGATGGGTCTGATTTTATTAGCGATTTTTCGAAAGATAGCAACTTGTTAAGAAAATACAATTTGAGATAGAAAAAATGTTATTACAAGTGATGTATATTTATAATTAAACCATCCTTGATCGGTACGACGGTGCctaattaattattagtaatgttaattaGTATAGTATCCTACACGTTGGCTCGAATTTTATGAATAAATTTGATATCAaactttataaatttaaaattggacgattttttttatcataaacaataattaAATAGtatgataataaatataaatttaatgtAAAGGGTTAGAAAATTATTTGAATATCCTTACTTACCCATAATGTTAATTGACCATAGGTGAAATATCATGGTTAAAGACATATATGTTATATGATATATGGGTACAGTACTTTTGTGTACTTTTTCGGAGGGAGGTGAACATCAAATAGTCGGATCGAAAACGGCGTTTTCGGTTCGACTAATTGCGATTACGGAGGGTAATTAATTAGTTAAAACCGGAATCGGGATAACCGGTTTTAAGTAAAACCGGAATCGGTATTCCCGGTTTTACGT
Proteins encoded in this region:
- the LOC139882639 gene encoding uncharacterized protein, with the translated sequence MVDHAPKSDPSSDSNRNNKKKGLISIRELLKLIKVLIKRLCYRRKPSAINDTPDDNFEAIDISREDSNYVKNNQPGQNLGEKGSNMHCCIGDPRNNASTSPSGGGLYKHRNSLDKYCIPHTPSPLSRTTSPTSPPRSGSISRDKSRPDISHDEINGGSSSETLPRLTSRKGPIPIIFSESLSRNASRRSGPINPTVHSGPLSRNPSRTIFFSNSTGMILKPPAIEGTLECTLEELCYGCKKRIKITRDVITNNGQLTQEDELLSINVKPGWKKGTKITFEGMGNETLGNNSGDVNIVIAEKEHPLFTRQGDDLELAVEIPLVKALTGCTIPIPLLGGEETSLTIDDDLIIKPGDKRIVPGQGMPLSKEQGKRGDLKVVFLVEFPTELTEEKRSDIVSILISGC